Proteins from a genomic interval of Pseudomonas silesiensis:
- a CDS encoding TAXI family TRAP transporter solute-binding subunit, producing the protein MRVKSRFALLAAAATLAVTTATHAAPVFINILTGGTSGVYYPIGVGLSQIYSDGIPGVRTSVQATKASVENLNLLQAGRGELALALGDSVDDAKNGVEDAGFKTPLTKLRAIAAAYPNYIQIVASQESGIKTLADLKGKTISVGAPKSGTELNARAIFKAAGLTYEDMGRVQYLPFAESVELIKNRQLDATLQSSGLGMAAIRDLSSVMPLNYIAIPSEVVAKIGNPAYQSAMIPANTYDGQADAVPTVAITNILVTRADVPDDVAYQMTRLLFENLARLGNSHSAAKDIKLENAARDLPIALHPGAERYYKEKGVL; encoded by the coding sequence ATGCGAGTAAAAAGCCGCTTTGCACTCCTGGCTGCTGCCGCAACTTTGGCAGTCACCACGGCAACCCATGCTGCACCTGTGTTCATCAACATACTGACCGGGGGTACCAGCGGGGTTTATTACCCGATCGGTGTCGGCTTGTCGCAGATCTACAGTGACGGCATTCCGGGCGTGAGGACATCGGTTCAAGCCACCAAGGCGTCAGTGGAGAATTTGAACCTGCTGCAGGCTGGTCGTGGTGAGCTGGCCCTGGCACTGGGTGACTCAGTGGACGATGCGAAGAATGGCGTTGAAGACGCAGGCTTCAAAACGCCGCTGACCAAATTGCGCGCTATTGCCGCCGCTTATCCCAACTACATCCAGATCGTCGCCAGCCAGGAGTCGGGGATTAAGACGCTGGCGGACTTGAAAGGCAAGACCATTTCGGTCGGCGCGCCAAAATCGGGTACCGAGCTGAACGCCCGGGCAATTTTCAAGGCAGCGGGACTGACCTATGAAGACATGGGCAGAGTGCAATACCTGCCTTTTGCCGAATCCGTCGAATTGATCAAGAATCGCCAACTGGACGCCACGCTGCAATCTTCCGGGTTGGGCATGGCGGCCATTCGTGACTTGTCCTCGGTGATGCCCCTGAACTATATCGCCATCCCGTCGGAGGTGGTCGCGAAAATCGGCAACCCGGCCTACCAGAGCGCGATGATTCCGGCCAATACCTATGATGGACAAGCCGACGCCGTGCCCACGGTGGCGATCACCAATATCCTGGTGACCCGCGCCGACGTGCCGGACGACGTGGCTTATCAGATGACCAGGTTGTTGTTCGAAAACCTTGCACGGCTGGGCAATTCCCATTCGGCGGCCAAGGACATCAAACTGGAAAACGCCGCCAGGGACCTGCCGATTGCGCTGCATCCGGGTGCCGAACGCTACTACAAGGAAAAAGGCGTGCTGTAA